One Cololabis saira isolate AMF1-May2022 chromosome 12, fColSai1.1, whole genome shotgun sequence DNA window includes the following coding sequences:
- the LOC133457073 gene encoding DDB1- and CUL4-associated factor 1-like: MASASASVDSKAELTALLEQWEREQHGSTQELVNILTKISELVEKETEEYHKADPDPFDDRHPGRADPECVLGHLLKILFKNDDFMNTLVNNYVMTSREFSLNAAACRLLQNIMPGLETAVVFQEKEGIVERLFKWAQEAEQPLRIYATGLLAGAMENQDIAANYREENSVLVPLMLHRLRELQNKDAENKREMKRPSPRKMFGEPLLTLNEETVDGSFEEKPFTTGRNGAEKEGMGPEGDGDIPFASIEPENELSFRFASPHKTSSRANSAVKTMMKPMSAPSSLTDPNISECSSYLKRRAEREIARTPKQKLNFSLPDPERNFSELSNSSWSEMSPWVIGNNYHLYPLTPEIEQRLILQYLTPLGEYQELLAVFMQMGARELLVHYMDLKQTNDVQLTFEALKYLASLLLHKKFAAEFVNHGGVQKLLEIPRPSMAATGVSLCLYYLAYNQDAMERVCMLPHSILSDVVAYTLWLLECSHASGCCHATMFFSISFSFRAVLELFDKQDGLRRLVNLISTLEILNPEDQGALLSDDEIFSSRQTAKHTCMALRRYFEAHLAIKVEQVKQSLQRTEGGAPIHSQPYYKAVSYSREQVVEMMEFLIEYGPLRLYWEPAEVFHKLSCVQLLLQLISIACDWRTYYGRSDTVRYALDILSILTVVPKTQLLLCDAVAVLDEGGSTVSTVGMSIVLAVAEGEVFVNDAEIQKSALQVVINCVCAPDKRMCSIGKFIAGTPRRRLPQQTKASESVLAKMWNVVQSNNGIKVLLSLLTVKMPITDADQIRALACKALVGLSRSSSVRQIISKLPLFSSGHIQQLMKEPVLQDKRSEHVKFCKFAAELIERISGKPLLIGTDVSLAWLQRASVVAQSRISFPEKELLLLIRNHLLAKGLHDTATTLTKEADLPMACLSHSSHSNAAFPSVAPPPPASPVATLPRTPRLANGVGSRLGNHPSLSSTPASSHQQTRPSTSQPSGSSNAFPSTSVPHCNNGSPLIGRIIFSRERQTVCSTVSCKKARVLRQKSDHGAFSQSPAMKKQFDRHLPSPPALDSIITEYLREQHARCKNPVATCPPFSLFTPHQCPEPKQRRQAPINFTSRHTRRVIYPKYGGVDGGCFDRHLIFSRFRPISVFREADEDESGFMCCAFSARERFLMLGTCTGQLKLYNVFTGQEEASYSCHSSAITHLEPSRDGSLLLTSASWSYPLSALWGMKSVFIMKHSFLGDHYVEFSKLSQDRVIGTKEHVARIYDIQTGQVSLILNNPDLANNYKRNCATFNPTDDLVLNDGVLWDVRMSQAIHKFDKFNMNISGVFHPNGLEVIINTEIWDLRTFHLLHTVPALDQCRIVFNNSGTVIYGAMLQADDEDDIMEIQMKSPFGSSFRTFNATDYKPIATIDVKRNIFDLCTDTKDCYLAVIENQDSVNTDTVCRLYEVGRQRLAEEEEDEEDQEDDDQEEDDDDDDSDEDVDTDPLIAELENENGDDEDEDDGNDEFSPSDEEVARLLEDDADGGDDDDDDDDDEDDNDEDDTDNDDVDLDGDNDSSDNSDLEDDIILSLNE; this comes from the exons ATGGCATCAGCATCTGCCAGTGTGGATTCGAAAGCAGAGCTGACTGCTCTGCTGGAACAGTGGGAGAGGGAACAACATGGCAGCACGCAGGAGCTGGTTAACATCCTCACTAA AATCTCTGAGCTTGTTGAGAAAGAGACAGAGGAGTACCACAAAGCGGATCCTGACCCTTTTGATGATAGACATCCTG GGagagctgatccagaatgcgtGTTAGGGCACCTCTTAAAGATTCTTTTCAAGAATGATGACTTCATGAACACA TTGGTGAACAACTATGTGATGACCAGCAGAGAATTTTCTCTCAACGCAGCGGCTTGTCGTTTGCTGCAAAACATCATGCCTGGACTGGAGACAGCTGTAGTATTTCAAGAAAAG GAGGGCATAGTTGAAAGGCTGTTTAAGTGGGCTCAGGAGGCTGAACAGCCTCTCAGAATCTATGCAACAGGATTGCTAGCAGGCGCCATGGAGAACCAGGACATTGCTGCCAACTACAGAGAGGAGAACTCTGTTTTG GTTCCTTTGATGCTGCATCGGTTGCGTGAGCTTCAGAATAAGGATGCTGAGAACAAAAGGGAAATGAAACGTCCTAGTCCCAGGAAGATGTTCGGTGAACCTTTGTTAACTTTAAATGAGGAGACTGTTGATGGAAGCTTTGAAGAGAAGCCCTTTACAACAGGCAGAAATGGAGCGGAAAAGGAGGGGATGGGACCGGAGGGAGATGGTGATATTCCCTTTGCATCTATTGAGCCTGAAAATGAGCTTTCATTTCGTTTTGCCTCCCCTCACAAGACAAGTAGCCGTGCCAACTCTGCTGTTAAAACCATGATGAAGCCCATGTCTGCCCCAAGTTCACTGACGGACCCCAACATATCTGAATGTAGCAGTTACCTAAAAAGAAGGGCAGAGAGGGAGATTGCCAGAACCCCAAAACAGAAGCTAAATTTTTCTTTGCCGGATCCAGAGAGGAACTTCAGTGAGCTTTCCAACAGTAGCTGGTCTGAGATGAGCCCCTGGGTAATTGGTAACAACTATCACCTGTACCCGTTAACCCCAGAGATCGAGCAAAGACTCATCCTGCAGTATCTAACACCTCTGGGGGAGTATCAGGAG CTGTTGGCAGTGTTTATGCAGATGGGAGCTCGTGAGCTGCTTGTGCACTACATGGATCTGAAGCAGACCAATGATGTGCAACTCACCTTTGAGGCTCTCAAG TATCTTGCTTCATTGCTGTTACACAAGAAGTTTGCTGCAGAGTTTGTTAATCATGGAGGAGTTCAAAAGTTGCTGGAAATTCCCAGACCTTCAATGGCTGCTACTGGAGTGTCACTGTGCCTCTATTATCTAGCCTATAACCAGGATGCCATGGAAAGG GTGTGCATGCTGCCCCACTCCATCCTGTCCGATGTGGTTGCTTACACGCTGTGGCTCCTGGAATGTTCACACGCGTCTGGTTGTTGCCATGCTACCATGTTCTTCTCCATTTCCTTTTCCTTCCGTGCTGTTTTGGAGCTTTTTGATAAGCAGGATGGGCTCCGACGCCTCGTCAATTTG atcagcaCACTGGAGATCCTGAACCCTGAGGACCAGGGAGCTCTGCTGAGTGATGATGAAATTTTCTCCAGCAGGCAGACAGCCAAACACACCTGCATGGCTCTGCGCAGGTATTTTGAGGCCCATCTGGCAATCAaggtggagcaggtgaagcaaTCCCTGCAGCGCACAGAAGGAGGTGCCCCCATTCACTCGCAGCCATACTACAAG GCAGTCAGCTACAGCCGTGAGCAGGTGGTGGAAATGATGGAATTTCTTATAGAGTATGGTCCGCTTCGACTATACTGGGAACCAGCAGAGGTATTTCACAAGCTGTCCTGTGTCCAGCTACTTCTGCAGCTCATCTCCATTGCCTGTGACTGGAGGACTTATTACGGCAG GAGTGATACGGTGCGTTATGCTCTCGACATCCTGAGTATTCTCACTGTTGTTCCAAAAACTCAGCTGTTGTTGTGTGACGCTGTTGCTGTGCTGGATGAGGGCGGATCCACCGTTTCTACTGTGG GGATGAGTATAGTCCTGGCAGTGGCAGAAGGAGAGGTGTTTGTGAATGATGCAGAAATTCAGAAGTCAGCTCTTCAGGTTGTCATCAACTGCGTTTGCGCACCGGACAAGCGCATGTGCAGCATTGGCAAATTTATTGCAGGCACTCCCCGTCGCCGCCTGCCGCAGCAGACCAAAGCCAGCGAGAGCGTGCTGGCAAAGATGTGGAATGTTGTGCAGTCCAATAATGGCATCAAG GTGTTACTGTCTTTACTGACTGTGAAGATGCCCATAACAGATGCAGATCAGATCCGAGCTCTGGCTTGTAAGGCTTTGGTGGGTCTGTCTCGCTCCAGCTCTGTCAGACAAATCATCAGCAAGCTACCTTTGTTCAGCAGCGGACACATCCAGCAACTCATGAAGGAGCCTGTGCTCCAGGACAAGCGCAGCGAACATGTCAAATTCTGTAAGTTTGCTGCTGAGCTGATAGAAAGGATCTCCGGGAAGCCATTGCTGATTGGTACAGATGTGTCTCTGGCGTGGCTTCAGAGGGCCAGTGTGGTTGCTCAGTCCCGCATCAGCTTCCCTGagaaggagctgctgctgctcattaGGAACCACCTTTTGGCCAAAGGCCTTCACGACACAGCAACCACACTCACCAAAGAGGCAGACCTCCCCATGGCATGTTTGTCACATTCTTCACATTCAAATGCTGCTTTCCCTTCTGTTGCTCCTCCTCCACCGGCCTCTCCCGTTGCTACGTTGCCCCGCACCCCACGGCTGGCCAATGGTGTTGGGTCAAGACTTGGAAACCATCCCTCACTTTCATCAACCCCAGCATCCAGTCATCAGCAAACACGTCCCTCCACCTCACAACCATCTGGGTCTTCTAACGCTTTCCCGTCAACGTCTGTCCCGCACTGTAACAACGGCTCTCCGCTGATAGGTCGCATCATTTTCTCTCGTGAACGGCAAACGGTTTGCAGTACAGTGAGCTGCAAGAAAGCCAGAGTGCTCCGACAGAAGTCTGACCACGGAGCCTTCAGCCAGAGTCCAGCCATGAAGAAACAGTTTGACAGACACTTGCCTTCTCCCCCTGCATTGGACAGCATTATCACAGAGTATTTGAGGGAACAACATGCACGCTGTAAAAACCCTGTTGCTACCTGCCCACCTTTCTCTCTCTTCACCCCTCATCAATGTCCCGAACCCAAACAGAGACGCCAGGCACCCATCAATTTTACATCCCGACACACACGGAGAGTCATATATCCAAAGTACGGAGGTGTAGATGGAGGATGCTTCGACAGACACCTAATTTTCAGCAG GTTTCGTCCAATCTCTGTGTTCAGGGAAGCAGACGAGGATGAGAGTGGATTCATGTGTTGTGCTTTCTCAGCTCGTGAACGTTTCCTGATGCTCGGGACATGTACAGGGCAGCTGAAGCTCTACAATGTGTTTACAGGCCAGGAGGAAGCCAGCTATAGCTGTCACAGCTCAGCCATCACTCACCTGGAGCCCTCACGG gATGGTTCCCTGCTCTTAACATCAGCCTCATGGAGTTACCCTCTGTCTGCATTGTGGGGCATGAAATCAGTGTTCATCATGAA GCATTCTTTTTTGGGGGACCATTATGTGGAATTCAGTAAGCTTTCACAAGATCGTGTCATCGGGACTAAGGAACATGTAGCACGT ATCTATGACATCCAGACAGGTCAGGTGTCTCTGATTCTCAACAACCCAGACCTGGCTAACAACTACAAGAGGAACTGTGCCACGTTCAACCCAACAGATGACCTTGTCCTGAACGATGGCGTGCTGTGGGATGTGCGCATGTCTCAGGCTATCCACAAGTTTGACAAGTTCAACATGAATATCAGCGGCGTGTTTCATCCCAATGGCTTGGAGGTCATCATAAACACAGAAATC TGGGATCTACGCACCTTCCACCTCCTCCACACGGTTCCTGCCCTGGACCAGTGCAGGATTGTTTTCAATAACAGCGGCACAGTCATCTATGGAG CAATGTTGCAagctgatgatgaagatgacatAATGGAAATTCAGATGAAAAGTCCATTTGGTTCATCATTCAGGACCTTCAATGCCACAGACTATAAACCAATTG CCACAATTGATGTGAAGAGAAATATATTTGACCTTTGCACAGATACAAAAGACTGCTACCTGGCTGTAATTGAG AACCAAGACTCAGTCAACACTGACACTGTGTGCCGACTCTATGAAGTTGGTCGGCAAAGACTtgcagaggaagaagaagatgaggagGATCAG GAGGATGACGATCAAGAGGAAGACGACGACGACGATGATTCCGATGAGGATGTTGATACGGATCCCCTAATCGCCGAGCTGGAGAATGAaaatggtgatgatgaagatgaggatgatGGGAATGATGAATTCTCTCCTTCAGACGAAGAGGTCGCACGGCTTCTGGAAGATGATGCTGACGgtggggatgatgatgatgacgacgatGATGACGAAGATGACAATGATGAAGATGACACTGATAACGATGATGTTGATTTGGATGGCGACAATG ACAGCTCTGATAACTCTGACCTGGAGGATGACATCATCCTATCCCTGAATGAGTGA